The Benincasa hispida cultivar B227 chromosome 11, ASM972705v1, whole genome shotgun sequence genome has a segment encoding these proteins:
- the LOC120091887 gene encoding vesicle-associated protein 2-1 has translation MSAGGGNRLISVQPDELKFQIEFEKQSFCDLKVANNTEHHVAFKVKTTSPKKYFVRPNTGVVQPWDSCIIRVTLQAQREYPADMQCKDKFLLQSTIVPPNTDVDELPSDAFNKDSGRTIEECKLKVIYISPASALGNSEDEKNSSQSSSAVQRLKEERDMAIRQTHQLQQELDMMKRRKYRKGDPGFSFTFAIFVGIVGIMAGFLLNLTLSSPSTE, from the exons ATGAGTGCTGGAGGTGGGAATCGCTTAATCTCCGTTCAACCGGATGAGCTTAAGTTTCAGA TTGAGTTTGAAAAGCAGAGCTTTTGTGATCTTAAAGTAGCAAACAACACGGAACATCATGTTGCCTTTAAG GTCAAAACGACCTCACCCAAGAAATACTTTGTGCGTCCCAACACTGGTGTTGTTCAGCCTTGGGATTCTTGCATCATAAGAG TGACTCTCCAAGCCCAGCGAGAGTATCCTGCAGATATGCAATGCAAGGATAAGTTTCTCCTACAAAGTACAATAGTCCCACCAAATACTGATGTAGATGAGCTTCCTTCTGATGCT TTCAATAAGGACAGTGGAAGGACAATTGAGGAATGCAAGCTTAAGGTTATCTATATTTCTCCTGCATCAGCCTTGGGGAACTCAGAAGATGAAAAGAACTCATCTCAAAGCTCCTCG GCTGTACAACGTCTGAAGGAAGAAAGAGACATGGCTATAAGGCAAACCCATCAATTACAACAGGAACTG GACATGATGAAGAGACGAAAATATCGGAAAGGCGATCCTGGCTTCTCGTTTACTTTCGCGATCTTCGTGGGGATCGTTGGGATCATGGCAGGTTTCCTCTTGAATCTCACATTATCTTCACCATCTACGGAATGA